The Mannheimia granulomatis sequence TCGTGCGAATTCACGGATACGCTCGGCGGAAATGCCACAAATTTCTGCCGCCCACTCGGCGGTTTTGGCAACTTTATCTTCGGTTTCGCCTAACAGATACGGTAGGAATTTCTCAAAGCCGACCGTGTACATATCAATGAATTTTTTATCGTATAAGTTTTCCGTATAAAGCGTATGTGCCAAGGCTAACATAAACGGCACATCGGTTTGTGGGTTGATGTACTGCTGCTCACAACCTAAGAAGTTTTGCGTTTTGCTTTTTACCGGATCCACACAGATCACATTCACCCCTTTCGCCGCCACTTTTTCTTTCAGTTTTTCTAAGTAGGCGTAGGCTTCGTGGGTTTCACAGTTCCAGCCGACTTGCAGGTTTTTCACCGGATCGCTCGCCCAGAAAATGATATTTTCACTCTCTTTTAAAATGATTTCCCACGAGGTGCCTTGTGAATAGACTTCGGTCGAACCCAGCACATACGGCAGAATGGTTTGCCCTGCACCGGTGGAATAGTCGCCCGCCGTGCCAACACTGTTACCGTGCATGGCAATGGCACGGATCATATGGTTGCCGCAACTATGGAACTGACCGGTTGAACGCCAGCCCACGTTTGCCGTGTGTAATGCCCACGGGCCGTAGTCTTTCTGTACTCGCTCTAGCTCTTCATAGAAGAGATCTAGGGCTTCGTCCCAGGTTACCCGCACAAAACGGTTATCGCCTCGCTGGGTACGGTCACTATTTTGACGGTTTTTAAGCCAATCTAAACGCACCATTGGGTAACGAATACGGGCATCGCTATAAATTAAACCTTTGATTCCGTTGAGCATTTCAGTTGGGTGTTTATCAAACTCAAACGGCTTGATTTCTGCCACACGACCATTCTCAATTTTGGCACGCATTGCCCCCCAGTGGGAGCCGGAAATTTTCCATTCACTGAGATTTTCATTGGCAAAGACATTGCGTGGCACGAGAAAACTCGGTGTGGCGATGGCTGCCGCCATCACAGACATATTTTTTAAAAATTGACGGCGAGATTGTTGCATATCTTGTCCTTGTGTAATTTGTAAAATGTTAGCGGAATTTGACCGCTTGTATTCCCCGAATTTATGAAGATATGGAAGGGTACCCCTTCCCCTTTAGAGTGCTTAATGCTTCGCCCCTTCGCTATCAGATGCGTGCATTTGCAGGTAACGCAACACTTCTTTGCCGGTCTGTTTATCCATATTGGTAAAGCCGATCATACCGTTGAACAAGCCAATCCAGCTATTTGAATCGAAGTGGGCAACATCAGGCTGTCTGTGGCAGGTACTGCATTGCGTTTTGTATTGATTTTCCGCATTCGCCCAAATTGGGGTGACATCATCAAGTAACTGCGCTTTTCCAATCCACGCTTGCAGTTTGACTTTCTGCCAGTTCAAGCCGGTAATCGGATCTTCTCGGGTTTCCAATACCTCAAATTTCGGCTCGTTTGCCATAAATTCCTTGGTAAGCACCGCATCGGTAATGTTTTTACCGAAATCGTGATACCAAATACGTCCAAAGCCTTTTTCTTTACGCCACATCGTCAGTTCCACCAAATCCGCATTGCTGCCTGCTTTAACAAACGCAACCGGCACGGCGGTTTCCAACTGCCCGATAGCTTGGCTCAAGCCTTCGTCTAAGAACAGTTCCGCATTGCCTTTGGTGTAATACGATTTGCCTTGATTCGGTGATTTATTCACAAACTGATCAAACTTCGATTTCACCGCATTTTCGTCCACTTTCGGTAAGTGGTGGGCAATCCCTTTGTGACAGTCCATACAGCTTTGATCTTTCTCGGCTGCCGGAATCATCGCTTTGCGTGCCGCTTCCGACATCTTCTCGAAATTCATTCGCTCGTAGCTGTGGCAAGCTTTACACTCTTTAGAGCCATTGGCGGCAAATCTTGCCCACTCCCGCTCTGCCATTTCTAAGCGGTGTTTTTCAAACGCTCCCTCATCTTTATATTTTCCTGTCATTTCCGCTAACACTTCACGGCTTGCCTGCACTTTGCGTGCGTATTTTTCGGTGTAATCATGTGGCAAATGGCAGCTCGAACAGGTAGCCGTTACCCCACTTTTATTCGACCAGTGGACCGTTTGTTTGAGCTCTTCCAACGGTTTTTGCATAGAGTGACAACTTACGCAAAACTCCTCACTGCTAGTTTTATCCATCGCTTTGTTAAATTGATGCCAACTCACTGCACCTGCCACAAAGCCGATACTGACCAATACCCCCAAACCAATTTTATTAGCCGGTTTGGTAAAAAAGGATTTTATCGCTCTTATCATATTCCTAAGCTCCCGGTAATCCGATGACAAATATTTGTAACATCCACACAATAAAGCCGTAAGCCCCCACGGCAAATGCCATCAGTAATGGTAAAATTAGCCCTGACAGCAATAACGTTTTAAATAATTCTGAACGCATTTCAACCCCTATTCTTTATAACTAATAGTAATATTATTTAATTATTCTCCTTTCAGCGATAAGTTGCCTTGATATCAATCAAAAAATAGGGGATTTGTGCTAAAAACAAACGAATGGCGACTTTTGCCTTACTGTAACCTAATCCCTTTGCCTTGATTACCCTTTGGCAGGCAGCCACAAGCAAGTTGCAAGCGGTTAAATTCTAATGATTTTTTACCAAATTTCGAAACTTAAGGATATTAAGAGAAAAAAATAACCCTCAAGAAACTTAAGGGTTATTGTGTTTTTACTAAATTACTATTTTTTCTCTTCTGATTTTTTTAGTAAATCATCCGGAATAAAGTTCTTTTGGATTGCTTCCATATGTGGAAGATTATGAGCAATACCTTTATGGCAATCAATACAGGTTTTGCCTTGCTCTTGTGCTAAAGTATGCATTCTTTGTGCAACTTCTTTTTGTTGAGTAAAGTCCATATCATCAAAATTATGGCAATTTCGACACTCTTGTGAATTATTCGCCTTCATACGAGCCCATTCACGTTCCGCCATTTCGCCTCGGTAGGTTTCAAATTTCTCTTTAGTATCTACCTTACCAACAATGTGAGCGTATACTTCTTTGGCAGCAATAATTTTACGTTGCCATTTCGGGAAAAACTCGTGCGGCACGTGGCAGTCAGAACAGATCGCTTTTACACCACTGCGGTTTGAGTAGTGAGATGATGCACGATACTCCGGCACAACATCATTCATATGGCAGTCAGAACAAAACTCTTCAGTATTCGTCATTGCAAGACCGGCATTAAAACCACTCCATGCAAAAATCCCACCTAGTGCTGAAATAAGGATAACT is a genomic window containing:
- the torC gene encoding pentaheme c-type cytochrome TorC, whose product is MIRAIKSFFTKPANKIGLGVLVSIGFVAGAVSWHQFNKAMDKTSSEEFCVSCHSMQKPLEELKQTVHWSNKSGVTATCSSCHLPHDYTEKYARKVQASREVLAEMTGKYKDEGAFEKHRLEMAEREWARFAANGSKECKACHSYERMNFEKMSEAARKAMIPAAEKDQSCMDCHKGIAHHLPKVDENAVKSKFDQFVNKSPNQGKSYYTKGNAELFLDEGLSQAIGQLETAVPVAFVKAGSNADLVELTMWRKEKGFGRIWYHDFGKNITDAVLTKEFMANEPKFEVLETREDPITGLNWQKVKLQAWIGKAQLLDDVTPIWANAENQYKTQCSTCHRQPDVAHFDSNSWIGLFNGMIGFTNMDKQTGKEVLRYLQMHASDSEGAKH
- a CDS encoding nitrate/trimethylamine N-oxide reductase NapE/TorE, which produces MRSELFKTLLLSGLILPLLMAFAVGAYGFIVWMLQIFVIGLPGA
- a CDS encoding NapC/NirT family cytochrome c, whose product is MLKRFWNWFCRPSKMAIGAVILISALGGIFAWSGFNAGLAMTNTEEFCSDCHMNDVVPEYRASSHYSNRSGVKAICSDCHVPHEFFPKWQRKIIAAKEVYAHIVGKVDTKEKFETYRGEMAEREWARMKANNSQECRNCHNFDDMDFTQQKEVAQRMHTLAQEQGKTCIDCHKGIAHNLPHMEAIQKNFIPDDLLKKSEEKK